From Gimesia panareensis, the proteins below share one genomic window:
- a CDS encoding mandelate racemase/muconate lactonizing enzyme family protein — MLALISNSIQAAEKMASAKHLKIERIDRTTVKVPYREVPARNMARELPHWQYTEIVEVHLKSGHVGFGETQLYYTWNATSDEAVERAQGKNAAALMWDDDLGAGLQMALFDAVAKAGEVPVHALLGKQVHEKTPLSWWNIDTSVEDMALECAEAYKQGYMSYKTKGRPWYDVWAQVEEASKVVPKNFKIDMDFNDTLLDAERAIPILKDLAQYPQVDIFESPIFQDDVEGNKKLMAATDVNIAMHYGTPEPLITIRENICDGFVMGHGATELMASGAVAAMADKPFWLQLVGTGVTAAFSLHFGAVLSHATWPAVNCHQLYKHNLLTEPIVVKEGFAKIPDKPGLGFELDRDLMEKLRVKKPDSRPEPPRLIETTWTDGRKMYFGNTGEVNFVLNPARDGKVPYFERGVDTRLVPNDGSKEWKALYEKASQEPFLVKG, encoded by the coding sequence ATGCTGGCTCTGATTTCCAACTCGATACAGGCGGCAGAAAAAATGGCATCAGCGAAACATTTAAAAATCGAACGCATCGATCGAACCACGGTGAAAGTTCCCTATCGCGAAGTACCTGCCCGGAACATGGCACGCGAATTACCGCACTGGCAGTATACCGAAATTGTCGAAGTGCATTTGAAATCGGGGCATGTCGGCTTCGGCGAGACACAGCTGTATTACACGTGGAATGCGACTTCGGATGAGGCCGTCGAGCGGGCGCAGGGTAAGAATGCAGCCGCGTTGATGTGGGATGATGACCTTGGAGCCGGTCTGCAGATGGCGCTGTTCGATGCGGTTGCGAAAGCAGGTGAGGTTCCCGTGCATGCCTTGCTGGGCAAGCAGGTTCATGAGAAGACACCGCTCTCCTGGTGGAACATCGACACGTCGGTGGAGGATATGGCGCTGGAATGTGCCGAAGCTTACAAGCAGGGCTATATGTCTTATAAGACTAAAGGTCGCCCGTGGTATGATGTCTGGGCGCAGGTCGAAGAAGCGAGCAAGGTGGTGCCGAAGAACTTCAAAATCGACATGGATTTCAATGATACGCTGCTCGACGCCGAGCGGGCGATTCCAATTCTGAAAGACCTGGCCCAGTATCCGCAAGTGGATATTTTCGAGTCGCCGATTTTTCAGGACGATGTGGAGGGCAACAAAAAGCTGATGGCGGCCACCGATGTGAATATCGCCATGCATTACGGGACTCCCGAGCCCCTGATTACGATTCGCGAAAACATCTGCGACGGTTTCGTGATGGGGCACGGTGCGACTGAGCTGATGGCCTCGGGCGCGGTGGCTGCGATGGCAGACAAGCCGTTCTGGTTGCAGTTAGTGGGGACGGGAGTGACGGCTGCCTTCTCGCTGCATTTCGGAGCTGTGCTGAGCCACGCGACCTGGCCGGCTGTGAATTGCCACCAGCTTTACAAACACAATCTGTTGACTGAACCGATTGTCGTCAAAGAAGGGTTCGCCAAAATTCCGGATAAGCCGGGCCTGGGTTTTGAACTGGATCGCGATCTGATGGAAAAACTCCGCGTCAAGAAACCGGATTCCCGCCCGGAACCGCCGCGGTTAATCGAAACGACATGGACAGACGGGCGGAAGATGTATTTCGGCAATACGGGCGAAGTGAATTTCGTGCTCAACCCGGCCCGCGATGGCAAGGTGCCTTACTTCGAACGCGGGGTCGACACACGCCTGGTTCCCAACGATGGCTCGAAGGAATGGAAAGCGCTGTACGAGAAAGCGAGTCAGGAACCATTTTTGGTCAAAGGATAA
- a CDS encoding GNAT family N-acetyltransferase: MEIDLLNARLEDKPLPEGYRWCPWELTTLDRHAITKYHSFRSEMDARVFPCLGDIDGCRKLMRDISTQRNFLPSGTWLITWDGMGNEEPVDCGTIQAIVPSRIMGAIQNVGITPKHRGLGLGRALVTKCLIGFREAGVKRAYLEVTAENEPAINLYRSIGFRLTRTLYKPSHYIEAPSI; encoded by the coding sequence ATGGAAATCGACCTGCTCAACGCGCGCCTCGAAGACAAACCGCTCCCCGAAGGCTACCGCTGGTGCCCCTGGGAACTGACCACGCTCGACCGCCACGCCATCACCAAGTACCACAGCTTCCGCTCCGAAATGGATGCCCGCGTCTTCCCCTGTCTGGGAGACATCGACGGCTGTCGCAAACTGATGCGTGATATCTCGACGCAACGCAACTTCCTGCCCTCCGGCACCTGGCTGATTACCTGGGACGGTATGGGCAACGAAGAACCGGTTGACTGCGGCACCATCCAGGCGATTGTCCCCAGCCGCATCATGGGTGCCATCCAGAACGTCGGCATCACTCCCAAGCACCGGGGCCTGGGACTCGGCAGGGCACTCGTGACCAAATGCCTCATCGGCTTCCGCGAAGCTGGCGTCAAACGCGCCTACCTCGAAGTCACCGCTGAGAACGAACCGGCCATCAACCTCTACCGCTCGATTGGCTTCCGCCTCACGCGGACACTCTACAAGCCCAGCCATTACATCGAAGCCCCATCCATTTAA
- a CDS encoding M16 family metallopeptidase, protein MGKQLIQTHRFPNGLTLVTESMPDVQSAAFTIMVPGGSIYDPPDKRGTGSILSDLITRGAGEYDSQQLSSALDNLGVQRHEGVSNAHITFTGATLADKLADTLKIYAHIIREPHLPEDQFDASRAGVAQALLSVEDDPRQKALVELKRRSFPSPWGLPSDGELDQLAGISIDDIKAHYTAGFHPDDTIIGIAGNIDFDEVRELIEGLFGDWEPSAGREEPALEFATEKTFFTEQETTQTHLGVAYDAVPYGHPDYYTAWAAVGILSGGMSARLFTEVREKRGLCYTVSASLVGMPGIGRVLCYAGTTSERAQETLDVTLHELQRLGEGIDNSELERCKARAKSSLIMSQESTSSRAASIARDWFYLKHITTLDQIHDEIQQLTTDRILGYVHAHPAANFTVLTIGPKPLEVPSDLS, encoded by the coding sequence ATGGGCAAACAACTGATTCAAACGCATCGTTTTCCAAACGGGCTGACACTGGTGACCGAATCGATGCCCGACGTCCAGTCGGCTGCATTCACGATCATGGTCCCCGGCGGCAGCATTTACGATCCCCCCGACAAACGCGGCACCGGCAGCATCCTCTCCGACCTGATCACCCGCGGAGCAGGGGAGTACGACAGCCAGCAGCTCTCCAGCGCCCTCGACAACCTCGGCGTCCAGCGTCACGAAGGGGTCTCCAACGCCCACATCACCTTCACCGGCGCCACCCTGGCTGACAAACTCGCCGACACCCTCAAGATCTATGCCCACATCATTCGTGAGCCGCATCTGCCCGAAGACCAGTTCGACGCTTCCCGTGCAGGCGTCGCCCAGGCACTCCTCTCCGTCGAAGACGATCCCCGGCAGAAAGCACTCGTCGAACTCAAACGCCGCTCGTTTCCCTCTCCCTGGGGCCTCCCCAGTGACGGCGAACTCGACCAGCTGGCAGGCATCTCCATCGACGATATCAAAGCCCATTACACCGCAGGCTTCCACCCCGACGATACCATCATCGGGATCGCCGGCAACATCGACTTCGACGAAGTCCGCGAGCTCATCGAAGGCCTCTTCGGCGACTGGGAACCGAGTGCCGGCCGCGAAGAACCCGCACTGGAATTCGCCACCGAAAAAACCTTCTTCACCGAACAGGAAACCACCCAGACCCACCTCGGCGTCGCTTACGATGCCGTCCCCTACGGCCATCCCGACTATTACACCGCCTGGGCCGCCGTCGGCATCCTCAGTGGCGGCATGAGCGCCCGCCTGTTTACCGAAGTCCGCGAAAAGCGGGGCCTCTGCTACACAGTCTCCGCCTCGCTTGTCGGCATGCCGGGCATCGGCCGCGTCCTCTGTTACGCCGGCACCACCTCCGAGCGGGCACAGGAAACCCTCGATGTCACGCTCCACGAACTCCAGCGGCTGGGCGAAGGCATCGATAACTCCGAACTGGAACGCTGCAAGGCCCGCGCGAAAAGCTCGCTGATCATGTCGCAGGAATCGACGTCCTCCCGGGCCGCCTCGATTGCCCGCGACTGGTTCTACCTCAAACACATTACAACCCTCGACCAGATCCACGACGAAATTCAGCAACTCACGACCGACCGCATTCTCGGTTACGTCCACGCTCATCCTGCCGCCAATTTCACCGTGTTAACGATCGGCCCCAAGCCGCTGGAGGTGCCCAGTGATCTTTCATGA
- a CDS encoding M16 family metallopeptidase — protein MIFHETKLDNGLQIIAELNPNAHSLAIGYFVRTGSRDETNDVSGVSHFLEHMAFKGNEKYTADDVNRIFDEIGANYNASTSEEITLYYGSFLPEYIDTAMELLSTLIHPSLRQDDFDMEKKVILEEIGMYDDLHSFTAYEKVMQAHFQGHPLGQSILGSVQSITDLTAEQMRNYHSQHYLSGNLTLAVAGNADWNKVLELAHQFCDHWPAGKTERPIDEAQPQTGTQIITEKKTQQQHIMQLAPAPAAQDILRLPAEILAVVIGDDSNSRMYWKLVDPGLAESAELGFNEYDGSGTWLTYLCSEPELIESNLQLIQEIFDDVNANGITQEELDRAKNKLASRLVLRSERPMGRLSSLGGNWVYRQKYYSVADDLELLNNISLDDIQKLLKKYPLGHSTTATVGPMTSVAD, from the coding sequence GTGATCTTTCATGAAACAAAATTAGACAACGGACTGCAGATCATCGCCGAACTCAACCCCAACGCACACAGCCTGGCGATCGGCTACTTTGTGCGGACCGGCTCGCGCGATGAAACCAACGACGTCTCCGGCGTCAGTCACTTCCTCGAACACATGGCCTTCAAGGGGAACGAGAAATACACGGCCGACGATGTGAACCGCATCTTCGACGAGATCGGTGCGAACTATAACGCCTCGACCAGCGAAGAGATCACCCTCTATTACGGCTCCTTTCTCCCCGAGTACATCGACACCGCGATGGAACTCCTCTCCACGCTGATCCATCCCAGTCTCCGGCAGGACGACTTCGACATGGAGAAGAAGGTCATCCTCGAAGAGATCGGCATGTACGACGATCTCCACAGCTTCACCGCCTACGAAAAAGTGATGCAGGCCCACTTCCAGGGCCACCCGCTGGGGCAGAGCATCCTCGGCTCCGTGCAGTCCATCACCGACCTCACCGCCGAACAGATGCGCAACTACCATTCGCAGCATTACCTCTCCGGCAACCTCACGCTCGCCGTCGCCGGCAACGCGGACTGGAACAAGGTCCTCGAACTGGCGCACCAGTTCTGCGATCACTGGCCCGCCGGAAAGACCGAACGTCCCATCGACGAAGCCCAGCCGCAAACCGGCACGCAGATCATCACCGAAAAGAAGACGCAGCAGCAGCACATCATGCAGCTCGCCCCCGCACCCGCCGCCCAGGACATCCTCCGGCTCCCCGCGGAAATCCTCGCGGTCGTCATCGGCGACGATTCCAACAGCCGCATGTACTGGAAGCTGGTCGACCCCGGCCTGGCCGAATCCGCCGAGCTCGGCTTCAACGAATACGACGGCAGCGGCACCTGGCTGACCTACCTCTGTTCCGAACCTGAATTGATTGAAAGCAACCTCCAGTTGATCCAGGAAATCTTCGACGACGTGAACGCCAACGGCATCACCCAGGAAGAACTGGACCGTGCCAAAAACAAACTCGCCTCGCGACTCGTACTCCGCAGCGAACGCCCCATGGGCCGCCTCTCTTCGTTAGGGGGCAACTGGGTCTATCGCCAGAAATACTATTCCGTCGCCGACGATCTCGAACTCTTAAACAACATCTCCCTGGACGACATCCAGAAACTCTTAAAAAAATACCCGCTGGGGCATAGTACGACGGCTACGGTGGGGCCGATGACGAGTGTGGCGGATTAG